A stretch of Aerococcus christensenii DNA encodes these proteins:
- a CDS encoding helix-turn-helix transcriptional regulator, with translation MKNRLEEIRKANGITQEELASILEVSRQTIGSLENGRYNPSIILAFKIAKYFGLTIEDIFIYEEE, from the coding sequence CTGAAGAACAGACTTGAAGAAATAAGAAAAGCAAATGGAATAACGCAAGAGGAGTTAGCTTCTATTCTGGAGGTATCAAGGCAGACGATTGGTTCTTTAGAAAATGGAAGATATAATCCTTCAATTATTTTAGCTTTTAAAATTGCTAAGTATTTCGGTTTGACCATTGAAGATATTTTTATTTATGAGGAGGAATAA
- a CDS encoding type II toxin-antitoxin system YafQ family toxin, which yields MKYEVKFTNQFKKNLKLAKKQNKNTDSLLKVIDVLADGGVLEAKYCDHGLSGKYSGTRECHNEPDWLLVYEIKNEVLGLMLYRLGTHSELFKK from the coding sequence ATGAAATATGAAGTAAAATTCACGAACCAGTTCAAAAAAAACCTTAAATTAGCTAAGAAACAAAATAAAAATACGGATAGTCTTTTAAAAGTAATTGATGTTTTAGCTGACGGTGGTGTGCTAGAAGCTAAATATTGTGATCACGGTCTGTCTGGAAAATATAGCGGAACAAGAGAATGTCATAATGAACCGGATTGGCTTTTAGTTTATGAAATTAAGAATGAAGTTCTTGGTTTGATGTTATATAGGCTGGGTACACATTCAGAATTGTTTAAGAAATAA
- a CDS encoding type II toxin-antitoxin system RelB/DinJ family antitoxin produces the protein MATTNLNIRTDKEIKEQADKIFSELGLNMTTAINMFLRTTIRENGIPFSLKLETPTDTTIAAIEEGRRIASDPSVKGYRNMEDIKAALDL, from the coding sequence ATGGCTACTACGAATTTAAATATCAGAACAGATAAGGAAATTAAAGAACAAGCTGATAAGATTTTCTCAGAACTCGGGCTTAATATGACGACAGCGATTAACATGTTTTTGCGAACAACTATTCGTGAGAACGGGATTCCTTTTTCTCTTAAATTAGAGACTCCGACTGATACAACGATTGCTGCTATTGAGGAAGGTAGACGGATTGCGTCTGATCCTAGTGTAAAGGGTTATCGAAATATGGAAGATATTAAGGCAGCTCTTGATTTATGA
- a CDS encoding 3'-5' exonuclease, giving the protein MSNSNSNYTKQLIDDYCVLDTETTGLSAYYDEIIEIGILRVRNNEIVDRYDQLIKPSTEVDGFITALTGITNDMLEGMPSIAGVKTDVLSFIGDDIILGHNTSFDMRFLNAGFKEQLTNRYMDTMQFARKLYPELKHHRLSDLTNYLGLHNNEHRALSDCVSTKELYDAVKAGMAEKNLAIEDLWITGESHGGKGIDIKAIKPTEAVIDEGGFFYNRHVIFTGKLEKMLRKDAMQLVVNLGGILDNSVNKQTNYLILGDNDYNAILKGEKSSKHKKAEKLKLEGQDIEIIDERTFYDLLEV; this is encoded by the coding sequence ATGTCCAATTCAAACTCAAATTACACTAAGCAACTCATTGATGATTATTGTGTGCTAGATACTGAAACGACCGGCTTATCTGCGTATTACGATGAAATTATTGAAATTGGTATTTTAAGGGTCAGGAATAATGAAATTGTAGATCGTTATGATCAGTTGATTAAACCGAGTACAGAAGTAGATGGTTTTATTACAGCATTAACAGGAATAACTAATGACATGCTGGAAGGCATGCCATCTATAGCCGGTGTTAAAACGGATGTACTCTCGTTCATAGGTGATGACATTATCCTTGGTCATAACACTTCTTTTGATATGCGTTTTTTGAACGCAGGCTTTAAGGAACAACTGACTAACCGGTATATGGATACGATGCAATTTGCTCGTAAACTGTATCCTGAGTTGAAGCATCATAGACTCTCCGATTTAACTAACTACTTAGGCTTACATAATAACGAACATCGTGCTTTATCAGACTGTGTATCAACAAAAGAATTATACGATGCCGTAAAAGCCGGTATGGCTGAGAAGAATCTCGCTATTGAAGATTTATGGATCACCGGCGAAAGCCACGGCGGCAAAGGAATAGATATCAAAGCTATTAAGCCTACTGAAGCGGTCATTGATGAAGGTGGATTTTTCTATAATCGACATGTGATTTTCACCGGTAAGCTTGAGAAAATGCTTCGAAAAGATGCTATGCAGCTTGTAGTGAATCTCGGCGGTATCTTAGATAATAGCGTGAATAAGCAGACTAACTATCTGATACTTGGTGACAATGACTACAATGCAATTCTTAAAGGTGAGAAGTCTTCAAAGCATAAGAAAGCAGAAAAGTTAAAACTTGAGGGGCAAGATATAGAAATCATAGATGAGCGGACTTTCTATGATTTGCTGGAAGTATAG
- a CDS encoding TetR/AcrR family transcriptional regulator gives MSLVEKEKNPIAEQSRQWLMQSLLDLMSQKDYARITVTEIAEHALLSRRTFYRIFDSKEQVLQQCFLERCEDYITYFQKDRHYTLEQIVEVFFTFWEKQINFLRLLQRNHLFYYLLEEFNRALPVIYDTVRGNQNLYDSIFEKKAALLVSAGALWNLLSEWMQMENRPSPKEISKMMLQIIASNS, from the coding sequence ATGAGTTTGGTAGAAAAGGAAAAGAATCCCATCGCTGAGCAATCCCGTCAATGGTTGATGCAGTCCTTGTTGGATCTTATGAGCCAAAAAGACTACGCTCGTATTACCGTAACAGAAATCGCCGAACATGCGCTTTTATCAAGGAGAACTTTTTATCGGATCTTTGATTCGAAGGAGCAGGTATTACAGCAATGCTTCTTAGAAAGATGTGAGGACTACATTACTTATTTTCAAAAAGACAGGCACTATACACTGGAGCAGATTGTGGAAGTGTTTTTTACCTTTTGGGAGAAACAGATCAACTTTTTGCGTCTTTTGCAGCGGAATCATCTGTTCTATTATCTGCTGGAAGAATTCAATCGGGCCTTACCTGTGATTTATGACACCGTTCGTGGAAATCAAAATTTGTACGATAGCATCTTTGAAAAGAAAGCTGCACTGCTTGTCAGTGCCGGTGCACTTTGGAATCTTCTTTCCGAATGGATGCAAATGGAAAATCGCCCGTCTCCAAAAGAAATATCTAAAATGATGCTACAAATAATTGCATCTAATTCTTGA
- a CDS encoding HXXEE domain-containing protein yields the protein MNTINTIVWLFPVIFMLHDFEEIIFVEAWKRKYKRKIQTTKMKKIPFADLGSTPSFSIGVLIEFFIISALSLSACIFDWYFLWLGLFFGFTIHLIVHCMLASQFKGYVPGVVTAVPLLPFCFYILWVSNEFLSFTTAQLWISCVVGAILMLLMVAVLHRCMKSFETFIKKWEV from the coding sequence ATGAATACAATAAATACGATTGTTTGGCTGTTCCCGGTTATTTTTATGCTGCATGACTTCGAGGAGATTATTTTTGTGGAGGCATGGAAACGGAAATATAAAAGAAAAATACAAACAACAAAAATGAAGAAGATTCCATTTGCCGATTTGGGAAGCACCCCGTCATTTTCCATTGGTGTATTGATTGAATTTTTCATTATTTCAGCTTTATCGCTCTCTGCTTGTATCTTTGATTGGTACTTTTTGTGGCTGGGATTATTTTTTGGATTTACCATTCACCTGATTGTGCATTGTATGTTGGCGTCGCAATTTAAAGGCTATGTACCCGGAGTGGTCACCGCAGTCCCGTTACTTCCGTTTTGCTTTTATATCCTTTGGGTCTCAAATGAATTCCTTTCTTTTACCACAGCTCAATTATGGATCAGTTGTGTAGTAGGCGCTATTTTGATGCTCTTAATGGTGGCTGTTTTGCATAGATGTATGAAATCGTTTGAAACTTTTATCAAGAAGTGGGAAGTTTAA
- a CDS encoding alpha/beta fold hydrolase → MELEFKQGMYHLNPDPNFNFQLNRVILWDGGNLNDVMQAAKRITDSTSWKQEMIYLGDHALSQNRIPQAIAYYQMSEFFDGNPGNKEYYIKATGLFYEYYHSYFDERRVQKIQVPYEDVMLPIMVAKTQKQCKGTILLHGGNDSCFEEMFLPMLYLSEHGYDVYLFEGPGQGNVLRVQGKHFTYAWERPVKAILDFFHLNDVIIIGVSLGAMLALRAAALDKRITRAVSWSVFPDFLDVVLDQIPKKVAGIVRFMLKHNLRIVLSPILCMMKLIRKNDPLFQWGVNHGMYAYGADSIYDYLKKVSKYQIMDVASMIEQDVLILGANQDHLVDYRMIGKEINALTNANSLTFRLFTEKENAGNHCNLGNAKLALDVILQWLTFLKQRDLEVRKN, encoded by the coding sequence ATGGAGTTGGAATTTAAACAAGGTATGTATCACCTAAATCCTGATCCTAATTTTAACTTTCAGCTTAACCGTGTCATTCTTTGGGATGGAGGGAATTTAAACGATGTGATGCAGGCTGCCAAAAGGATTACAGACAGCACAAGCTGGAAACAGGAAATGATTTACCTTGGGGATCATGCACTCTCTCAAAACAGAATCCCTCAGGCAATTGCATATTACCAGATGAGCGAATTTTTTGATGGAAATCCTGGCAACAAGGAATACTATATAAAAGCCACAGGACTGTTTTATGAGTATTACCATTCTTATTTCGATGAGAGACGTGTCCAGAAAATTCAAGTTCCATATGAAGATGTTATGCTGCCAATCATGGTTGCAAAAACTCAAAAACAATGTAAGGGCACCATTCTTTTACACGGTGGTAACGATTCATGCTTTGAGGAAATGTTTTTGCCGATGTTATATCTTTCTGAACACGGGTATGATGTATATCTATTTGAAGGTCCTGGACAAGGCAACGTTCTTCGTGTTCAAGGTAAACACTTTACATATGCTTGGGAACGTCCGGTCAAAGCAATATTAGATTTCTTTCACTTGAATGACGTCATTATTATTGGTGTTTCTTTGGGAGCTATGCTGGCCCTGCGTGCTGCTGCACTTGACAAGAGAATTACAAGGGCTGTATCTTGGTCTGTTTTTCCGGACTTTCTTGACGTGGTTCTCGACCAAATACCAAAAAAGGTAGCCGGTATCGTTCGGTTTATGTTGAAACATAATCTTCGCATCGTTCTCAGCCCTATTCTTTGCATGATGAAATTGATACGGAAGAATGACCCATTATTTCAATGGGGTGTCAATCATGGAATGTACGCCTATGGAGCTGACAGCATTTATGATTATCTGAAGAAAGTGAGTAAATATCAGATTATGGATGTGGCCTCCATGATTGAACAAGATGTATTGATTCTTGGTGCCAACCAAGACCACCTCGTTGATTACCGAATGATCGGCAAAGAAATCAACGCACTTACCAATGCGAACTCTCTCACATTTCGCCTTTTTACTGAAAAAGAAAATGCGGGAAATCATTGCAATTTAGGAAACGCCAAACTGGCTTTAGATGTGATACTGCAATGGTTGACATTTTTAAAACAGCGTGATTTAGAAGTTAGGAAGAATTGA
- the rlmD gene encoding 23S rRNA (uracil(1939)-C(5))-methyltransferase RlmD: MTRKDIVDQKIPVEKNKSYEVEIEDLTYEGLGVAKVDHYSLFIANALPSEKCQVKVLKALKRYGFAKVEKRYNDAPCRVPLRDEDGLRTGTMPLQHLAYPAQLTFKRQQVINALHKFGLDQGREVLETIGMENPWAYRNKAQVPIAGDEGALYTGFYRQRSHVILPIQNYHIQSQEIDDCLQKVMDVLNHYPISSYKETNHQGLLRYVVVRQGYYTGQLMIILVVNGTQLPQEKKIVEDLTAVVPQVKSIILNQNEKKTNVILGDKQRVFYGQDVYEDQMLGLTFSISSRSFFQVNTPQAERLYQEALKRAELTGKETVIDAYCGIGTISLALARQAKAVYGVEIVEDAIRMAKENAERNGLTHTHFEAGDAGQVMKQWVSQGIQADVLVVDPPRKGLSDEFKEQVLEVGPQKIIYVSCNPATLARDCAKFVEAGYEMGDVQPVDLFPQTSHVETVVLMSKAD, from the coding sequence ATGACACGAAAGGACATCGTTGATCAAAAAATTCCAGTAGAAAAAAATAAAAGCTATGAAGTAGAGATTGAAGATTTGACCTATGAAGGATTAGGTGTTGCGAAAGTAGATCATTATTCTTTATTTATTGCCAATGCTCTTCCTTCTGAAAAATGTCAAGTGAAGGTATTAAAGGCCTTAAAGCGTTACGGCTTTGCAAAAGTGGAGAAGCGCTACAATGATGCGCCATGCCGAGTTCCTTTACGTGATGAGGACGGTTTGCGGACAGGAACGATGCCGCTGCAACATCTTGCTTATCCTGCTCAACTGACTTTTAAGCGGCAGCAAGTCATTAATGCCTTGCATAAGTTTGGTTTGGATCAAGGAAGAGAAGTTTTAGAAACGATAGGGATGGAGAATCCGTGGGCGTACCGGAATAAAGCCCAAGTCCCTATTGCTGGAGATGAAGGGGCGCTTTATACAGGTTTTTATCGGCAACGTTCTCATGTCATTCTCCCTATTCAGAATTATCATATTCAAAGTCAAGAGATTGATGATTGTTTACAGAAAGTAATGGATGTTTTAAATCATTATCCGATCTCTTCTTATAAGGAGACCAACCACCAAGGCTTATTGCGTTATGTTGTTGTACGTCAGGGTTATTATACCGGTCAACTGATGATTATTTTGGTGGTTAATGGGACACAATTGCCTCAGGAAAAGAAAATTGTCGAAGACTTAACAGCGGTCGTTCCTCAAGTCAAGAGCATTATTTTAAATCAAAACGAAAAGAAAACCAATGTGATTCTAGGTGACAAACAAAGAGTATTCTATGGGCAAGATGTCTATGAAGATCAAATGCTGGGATTGACTTTTTCAATATCTAGTCGAAGCTTCTTTCAAGTGAATACCCCACAAGCGGAACGCCTTTATCAAGAAGCTTTAAAGCGGGCAGAACTAACAGGAAAAGAAACCGTCATCGATGCTTACTGCGGCATTGGAACCATTTCTTTAGCGCTCGCTCGACAAGCTAAGGCTGTTTATGGGGTCGAAATTGTAGAAGATGCCATCCGCATGGCGAAGGAGAACGCGGAGAGGAACGGCTTAACCCATACGCATTTTGAGGCGGGAGATGCCGGTCAAGTGATGAAGCAATGGGTGAGTCAGGGCATTCAAGCGGATGTATTGGTCGTTGATCCTCCAAGGAAAGGATTAAGTGATGAATTTAAAGAGCAAGTGTTGGAAGTAGGTCCTCAAAAAATTATCTATGTGAGCTGTAATCCTGCAACGTTGGCGAGAGATTGTGCCAAATTTGTGGAAGCAGGGTATGAAATGGGAGACGTTCAGCCCGTGGATCTCTTCCCACAAACTTCGCATGTGGAGACCGTTGTATTGATGTCAAAGGCTGATTAG
- a CDS encoding S-ribosylhomocysteine lyase, with amino-acid sequence MTKVESFELNHDLVKPPYVRVAGREEGKNGDKITKLDIRLTMPNQVTIPTAALHTIEHMSAAYIRDYLEGVIDISPMGCRTGFYLIIWGEVSPETVAIAYTKVLRKILKSNFEDVQGVRRDSCGNYRDHSLFGAKEWAKCILEQGFSKDPFERKLVHVTQD; translated from the coding sequence ATGACTAAAGTTGAAAGCTTTGAGTTGAACCACGATTTAGTAAAGCCCCCCTATGTGCGTGTGGCTGGGAGAGAAGAAGGCAAAAATGGAGATAAAATTACAAAATTGGATATTCGTTTAACCATGCCGAATCAAGTAACGATTCCAACAGCTGCCTTACATACGATTGAACATATGTCAGCTGCCTATATTCGGGATTATCTAGAAGGGGTGATCGATATTTCTCCGATGGGGTGTCGGACAGGGTTTTACTTAATTATATGGGGAGAAGTTAGTCCTGAAACAGTGGCAATTGCCTATACGAAGGTCCTCAGAAAGATCCTAAAGAGTAACTTTGAAGACGTCCAAGGCGTTCGAAGAGATTCTTGCGGAAATTACCGAGATCACTCTTTATTTGGAGCAAAAGAATGGGCAAAATGTATTTTGGAGCAAGGCTTTTCGAAAGATCCTTTTGAGAGAAAGCTTGTTCACGTGACTCAAGATTAG
- the gatB gene encoding Asp-tRNA(Asn)/Glu-tRNA(Gln) amidotransferase subunit GatB: MNYESVIGLEIHVELKTRSKVFSPTPTSFGAEPNTQTNVIDWGYPGVLPVVNKHAIEFGLRAAMALHCQVNPVQAFDRKNYFYPDNPKAYQITQLDRPLGEHGYVDIELENGETKRIRIERIHLEEDAGKSIHENGESHVDLNRQGTPLVEIVSEADMRSPEEAYAYLEKIRETMMFIDVSDVKMEEGSMRCDANISLRPYGQEKFGTKTEIKNLNSFSNVRRGLAYEQKRQAQVLNRGDRVVQSSLRWDKDNQRTVLMRVKEGEADYRYFPEPDMPEFTVSEEWLETIRKDIPEMPAERRKRYVEEFDLPAYDAMVLTQTLVMSDFFDECVRLGADPKQASNWLMGEVSAYMNDNEKTLDQLGLTPENLAEMIQLIADGTISSKIAKRVFKHLADNGGSAKEFVEAEGLVQISDPSQLVPMINAIIDANPQSLEDYQAGKKKAMGFLVGQLMKQTKGKANPQVLNQLLKQELDKR, translated from the coding sequence ATGAATTATGAATCAGTGATTGGATTAGAAATCCACGTTGAATTAAAAACAAGATCAAAAGTTTTCTCCCCAACGCCAACAAGTTTTGGGGCAGAACCAAATACACAAACGAATGTGATTGACTGGGGCTATCCAGGGGTTTTACCTGTTGTGAATAAGCATGCGATTGAATTTGGCTTGCGTGCAGCTATGGCATTACATTGTCAAGTCAATCCTGTCCAAGCCTTTGACCGGAAGAACTATTTCTATCCAGATAACCCAAAAGCTTATCAAATTACTCAATTAGATCGTCCTTTAGGGGAACATGGTTACGTTGATATTGAATTAGAAAATGGGGAAACCAAACGAATCCGTATCGAACGTATTCACTTGGAAGAAGATGCTGGGAAGTCCATTCACGAAAATGGAGAATCTCATGTGGACCTCAACCGTCAAGGGACCCCATTAGTTGAAATCGTTTCTGAAGCAGATATGCGCTCTCCAGAAGAAGCTTATGCTTACCTAGAAAAAATTCGTGAAACTATGATGTTTATTGATGTGTCCGATGTGAAGATGGAAGAAGGTTCTATGCGGTGTGATGCGAATATTTCTTTACGCCCATATGGTCAAGAAAAATTCGGAACCAAAACCGAAATCAAGAACCTCAACTCCTTCTCTAATGTTCGCCGTGGATTAGCTTATGAACAAAAACGTCAAGCGCAAGTGTTGAACCGTGGGGATCGTGTGGTCCAATCTTCACTTCGTTGGGACAAAGACAATCAACGAACGGTATTGATGCGTGTGAAGGAAGGCGAAGCAGACTATCGTTACTTCCCAGAACCAGATATGCCTGAATTTACGGTGAGTGAAGAATGGCTTGAAACCATCCGCAAAGATATTCCAGAAATGCCAGCAGAACGTCGGAAACGTTATGTGGAAGAATTTGATTTACCAGCTTATGACGCTATGGTCCTAACTCAAACTTTAGTCATGTCTGATTTCTTTGACGAATGTGTTCGTTTAGGAGCAGATCCTAAACAAGCTTCTAACTGGTTAATGGGTGAAGTTTCTGCTTATATGAACGATAACGAAAAAACGTTAGATCAATTGGGCTTAACGCCTGAAAATTTAGCAGAAATGATTCAATTAATTGCAGATGGAACAATTTCTTCTAAGATTGCTAAACGAGTCTTCAAACACTTAGCTGATAATGGCGGTAGTGCGAAAGAATTTGTGGAAGCAGAAGGATTAGTTCAAATTTCTGATCCTAGCCAATTAGTGCCAATGATCAATGCCATCATTGATGCTAATCCACAGTCCTTGGAAGATTACCAAGCAGGTAAGAAGAAAGCAATGGGCTTCTTGGTTGGCCAATTAATGAAACAAACGAAGGGTAAAGCCAACCCGCAAGTCTTGAATCAATTATTGAAACAAGAATTAGACAAACGTTAA
- the gatA gene encoding Asp-tRNA(Asn)/Glu-tRNA(Gln) amidotransferase subunit GatA, which yields MGRFDETIVSLNQQLVNGEITAVDLVKQTIQRIKDLDTDYHAFLTLDEEGALKAAEKSDQKGYSTDRPLQGIPVGIKDNIITEGVETTASSHILEGFIPVYQSAVMEKLEAAGAIMIGKLNLDEFAMGSSTETSYFGPSRNPWNLERVPGGSSGGSAAAVAGGEVVASLGSDTGGSIRQPASYNGIVGMKPTYGRVSRWGLIAFGSSLDQIGPMTRTVEDNAILLQAISGLDERDSTTADIEVPDFTAKLKNGVKGLRIAVPEEFMDEGVAPVVKEKVEAAIKQLEELGASVDRVHFPLLKYGIPVYYIIASSEASSNLQRFDGVRYGYRAKEFEDLEDLYVRSRSEGFGNEVKMRIMLGTFSLSSGYFDAYYKKAGRVRTLIRRQFEELFVNYDIVAGPVTTSTAFAFGEKSADPIEMYMADLLTVPVNLAGLPSISVPCGFDDENLPIGLQLIGNYFDESTLYQAAYAYEQATDYHTKHPE from the coding sequence ATGGGGCGTTTTGATGAAACAATTGTTAGCTTGAATCAACAACTCGTCAACGGAGAGATTACCGCGGTTGACTTGGTAAAACAAACGATTCAACGAATTAAAGATTTAGATACAGATTATCATGCTTTTTTGACTTTAGATGAAGAAGGCGCCTTAAAGGCTGCTGAAAAATCTGATCAAAAAGGGTATTCTACGGATCGTCCTTTGCAAGGAATTCCAGTAGGGATTAAGGACAATATTATTACAGAAGGCGTAGAAACTACAGCTTCTTCCCATATCTTAGAGGGCTTTATCCCAGTCTATCAATCAGCAGTCATGGAAAAATTGGAAGCTGCTGGTGCAATTATGATCGGTAAGTTGAACCTTGATGAATTCGCTATGGGGTCTTCAACAGAAACCTCTTATTTTGGACCAAGTCGGAATCCTTGGAACTTAGAACGTGTTCCTGGTGGATCTTCTGGTGGTTCTGCAGCAGCTGTTGCTGGAGGAGAAGTGGTGGCTTCTTTAGGGAGTGATACCGGTGGCTCTATTCGTCAACCTGCATCTTATAACGGAATTGTGGGGATGAAACCTACCTATGGACGTGTATCTCGTTGGGGGCTTATTGCCTTTGGATCTTCTCTTGATCAGATTGGGCCAATGACACGGACCGTAGAAGATAACGCTATCCTATTACAAGCAATTTCTGGGCTTGATGAACGGGATTCCACGACGGCAGATATTGAAGTCCCTGACTTCACCGCAAAATTAAAAAATGGTGTCAAAGGTTTGCGTATCGCTGTTCCTGAAGAATTTATGGATGAAGGGGTAGCCCCAGTTGTCAAAGAAAAAGTGGAAGCAGCGATTAAACAATTAGAAGAATTAGGAGCTAGTGTGGACCGTGTTCACTTCCCACTCTTAAAATATGGGATTCCTGTTTATTACATTATTGCTTCTTCTGAAGCTTCTTCTAACTTGCAACGTTTTGATGGGGTTCGTTACGGATATCGTGCCAAAGAATTTGAAGATTTGGAAGATCTTTACGTACGTAGTCGTTCAGAAGGCTTTGGGAATGAAGTGAAGATGCGAATTATGCTTGGGACCTTCTCACTTTCTTCAGGATATTTTGACGCTTATTACAAAAAAGCTGGACGTGTTCGTACCTTAATTCGTCGTCAATTTGAAGAATTATTTGTTAACTATGACATTGTCGCAGGGCCTGTTACTACCTCTACAGCGTTTGCTTTTGGTGAAAAGAGTGCCGATCCAATCGAAATGTATATGGCAGACTTATTAACTGTTCCAGTGAACTTAGCAGGTTTACCAAGTATTTCAGTTCCTTGTGGGTTTGATGATGAAAACTTACCAATCGGGTTACAGTTAATCGGTAATTACTTCGATGAATCAACTTTATATCAAGCAGCCTATGCTTATGAACAAGCTACTGACTACCATACCAAACATCCAGAATAG
- the gatC gene encoding Asp-tRNA(Asn)/Glu-tRNA(Gln) amidotransferase subunit GatC yields the protein MSISEKEFKHVAQLAKLSFSEEQVGPMNQRFTEILDMVDQLSEVETEDVPVMTHGIKLQNVMREDIPSQGIDRDLIMKNVPSHQEGMIVVPDSFDESGD from the coding sequence ATGTCTATCAGTGAAAAAGAATTTAAACATGTTGCGCAATTAGCAAAGTTATCTTTTTCTGAAGAACAAGTCGGCCCAATGAATCAACGTTTTACTGAAATTCTTGATATGGTTGACCAACTATCAGAAGTAGAAACGGAAGATGTGCCGGTTATGACACATGGAATTAAATTACAAAATGTGATGCGTGAAGATATCCCTTCTCAGGGAATCGATCGTGATTTAATAATGAAGAACGTACCAAGTCATCAAGAGGGGATGATTGTGGTACCGGATAGTTTTGATGAAAGTGGGGATTAA
- a CDS encoding CamS family sex pheromone protein — MKKRKQVITGLALSMLCLLSACQSASLSKSVAGQSQTTNESNSKMKTNKSTLSASYYPAALSDGKYPLSESRGMLASRTTQANIENLERGLYELMKNTYSSEQYTLREGTLLSEDTLSKWLKPKSEENPEGLNPEASNAKERNQFKPRPLNSILEYNLLQKDNDQYQLKAITIALAMNCEDTFRSDGKEEKVAISREDALQSGKNLAEEVVKRIRQQEEYKKVPVQIALFYNRKSDSMAGGNFMAESVANAGNSLGNWVDYNRQSIVYGVDTPPKEEDNASFTRFRSEIESFFPQLSGLVGVGLYDNKRLIGIDFTINVPFAGYTENIALVQHTIASLEAIYPKDLQMSIKVKSAGHLAATISRGAGQGQFQYVVY, encoded by the coding sequence GTGAAAAAACGAAAACAAGTGATCACAGGACTTGCACTCTCGATGTTATGTTTATTAAGCGCTTGTCAATCAGCTTCTCTCTCGAAAAGTGTAGCGGGGCAGTCACAGACGACAAATGAAAGTAATAGTAAAATGAAAACCAATAAAAGTACCTTATCTGCTTCTTATTATCCGGCTGCTTTATCAGATGGGAAATATCCATTGAGTGAAAGTCGTGGTATGTTAGCCAGTCGAACCACTCAGGCCAATATTGAAAATTTAGAACGTGGATTGTATGAACTGATGAAAAACACTTACTCGAGTGAGCAATACACTTTAAGGGAAGGGACGCTTTTGTCCGAAGATACCCTTTCTAAATGGTTGAAGCCGAAAAGTGAGGAAAATCCAGAAGGGTTGAATCCAGAAGCAAGTAACGCTAAGGAACGCAACCAATTTAAGCCACGTCCACTGAATAGTATTTTGGAATATAATTTGTTGCAAAAGGATAACGATCAGTATCAGTTAAAAGCCATTACGATTGCCCTAGCGATGAATTGTGAGGATACCTTCCGTTCAGATGGAAAAGAAGAAAAAGTAGCGATTTCAAGAGAAGATGCCCTCCAATCAGGGAAAAACTTAGCTGAGGAAGTAGTGAAGCGCATTCGCCAGCAAGAAGAATACAAAAAAGTACCGGTTCAAATTGCGCTCTTTTATAATCGAAAGAGTGACAGTATGGCAGGGGGAAATTTTATGGCAGAGTCGGTTGCAAATGCCGGTAACTCACTTGGCAATTGGGTAGACTATAATCGTCAATCTATCGTCTATGGGGTAGATACTCCACCCAAAGAAGAGGATAATGCTTCCTTTACTCGATTTAGGAGTGAGATTGAGTCCTTTTTCCCACAATTAAGTGGTTTAGTAGGTGTGGGCTTGTATGATAATAAGCGGTTAATTGGGATAGACTTTACGATTAACGTCCCTTTTGCGGGATATACAGAAAATATTGCGCTAGTTCAACATACGATTGCGAGTTTGGAGGCGATCTATCCGAAAGATCTTCAAATGAGTATCAAAGTCAAAAGTGCTGGTCATTTAGCGGCGACGATTAGTAGAGGAGCCGGCCAAGGACAATTCCAATATGTCGTATATTAG